The Pseudomonas saponiphila DNA window AGCGCGCCCTTGAGGTGCTGGTGTGAAGGCCCCGGGTTGGTTGTTACCAGCCCTGGCCCTGGTGCTGGGGGTCGCCCTGGGTGGTTGGCTGGCCTGGACGTGGCAGGCCAACGCCTACGGCAAGGATCTGGCGGACCAAGCCGATTCGTACGGCAGGGACCGCGCGCAGGCCGCCGCAGCGGTGATCGACTGGCAGGAAACCCAGCAGGACGCCCGCCGGGAGCTGGAGGACCGCCTGCAGGCGAATGACAAAACTCACTACAAGGAATTGCGCGATGAACAAGCGAAACAGGCTCGCCTGCGCGGTCAGCTGGCTACTGCTGATGTCCGGCTGTCAGTCCTACTCAACACCACCGCCTCGGGTGGTAGCGGTGGGGTGTCAACCACCGCCGGTGCCGGCGGCCTGGTTCATGGAGCGACGAGAGCCGAACTTGACCCAGCGGCTGCTCAACGAATTGTCAACCACCGCCGGTGCCGGCGGCCTGGTTCATGGAGCGACGAGAGCCGAACTTGACCCAGCGGCTGCTCAACGAATTGTCGCCATCGCCGGAGATGGTGACCAGGGACTGATCGCCCTGGCGGCCTGCCAGAGCTACGTCAAAGAAATCGTTTCAACGAAGTAATAATGCCCCCGCACCGAGCTAAGGTGCGGGGGCTTTTTCCGTTAGATAAACAGCTGTGGGATCAAGCTGCCGAGTTTTACAAGCCAGTAGATCGCTTGTAATGCTCGGATCAGCTCATCTGGAAAAAATCGCTTCATCCAGTGCTCTCCGTTCAGGGGTTGAGAATGCCAACCTGTGACCAGGTGGCGCCTCGCAACGAAGGGAGAAAAATTTGATAGACCGTTATTTACGGCCAGTCATTTTGCTGATAGACTATGTTTGTGGTCATAGTTTTATTTCCCTTCTTGCTGGTCCGATAGTACCACCAGAGTATCTGGGAATAAACATTGCGTTCAGAAAAAGCCGCTTATGCGGCTTTTTTTGTTTCTGATTCTGCTGGATGCAGCGTTGGTATCTGGCCTGGGGCGGCCTGCGCAGAAATATGAAGGGGTGGATTTCTCTTTTTCAAAATGCCCTGCAACCGTTGTTACTCAGGGCTTTAGGGCATTCTTGTTTCAGGTATCTGTCGGCGTAGGTTTTCGTTGGCCCGTTCCTGGCTGCGGATAGTCAGCTCTAGGTCCCGGACATGCTGGCGCAACCTTGCCGCTTCCCCTGAGCGCTCTCGAAGCCGTGCCAGAGCTTCGTCACGATCACTTTCTGTCTGAGCCTGAAGGTTCACCAGCTTGAAAATGTTTTCCCGGGCTGCGCGCAGTTGCTGATTCAGCTCAGCAATTTCATTTTCCAGCAGCAGGATGTGCTGCTTGCTGGTTTCCAGGGGCGAAGGGATGCCCAGCCAATCTGCTGTTTCGTCTTCGGCGTGCACGGTACTACCTCGAATCCAATGCTGTATTTATATACAGTAATCTAGGCGAGGGCTGATCGCGATTTGAGGCGACGAGCTGCTGAATGGTAATCGTAGCTTTAGGGCAAATTTAGGGCAAAGCAGGGGCCGCTATAGGCCGCTATGTACCTTTCGATGCTGTACGTTTTGCCGTAATTGCTGGCCTAAAGCGGCCCTAGTGGAGGCGTGAAGGGGTTCGAATCCCTATCTCTCCGCCATACAAATGAAAGCCCCGGAAATCATCGATTTCCGGGGCTTTTTTGTTGCCTGCCGTTTTGCCCAAGCTGCTTTCCCACTGCGCTGCAAGTCCTCACCCGGTCCTCTCGACGTTCTTGTTCGCCTGACTTTACATCTGCTGCGGTGTATTGCCTCTTCCTCCCAACGCCTGTTGTCGCTCTCGATAGCGGGTGTGGGCCAAGTTGATTTCGCTCATTAGCGATTTCACTAATCTGCTGCTTATTAATAAGTTTTCAAGTTTCAGCACAGTTGCCCTGTATTTAAAAACTTCATCTGGATGTTGTGTTGTGGACGATGTTTTTGGGTTGTAGGAAATTTCTTGAAGATCTCTGGGAGTATTCCTGTAATTCGAGTCGGCGTGGTCTTGATCTAAAACAATCGGCTCTTCGATATGGTGGCGTCCTGCTGGCAAGCCTGGCTCGCTTGTGTGATTGAAGTGGGGCATCGAGCTGGAAACCAGCAGTAATCATAAACGTTTAAAGGCGGGGCAAATCTTTTCTTCTATTGCGGTGGCAAGAGTGTTTGCCGACCTCTTTGGTATAGGGAAGTTTCTTGTTCTTGTTCCTTTGAGTCATTTGGAAAAGGAAATCAGATGAAACGCAAGTCTCTCTTGTCCATGGCTACTTCCGGTTTGATGCTGGCTGCATTGATCCCGACGTTTGCCCAGGCTACCGACGGTGTAGTGAACTTCAGTGGCAGCATCACTGACGTGACCTGCGAGATCAACGGCAAGGCGCCGGGCGAAAACAACGTGACCAACGTTGAGTTGGGCACTTTCTTGCCTACGCACTTTGCAAAAATCGGAACCACCTCCGACTTGAAACCCTTCGAGCTGAAACTCTCGGGCACTAACTGCAAGAACGACTCCAAAGTGTCCATCGAGTTCGATCAGGTCAACAACATTGACCCGGCTACAGGCAACCTGAAGCTGATCGGCAGTGCACCGGCAACCGGTGTACAGATCCAGATCTACAACGACAACGCTGCTCAACCGCAGAAGATTGTCCTGGGCCAGGCCGAGACGACGCCACAGGTGGCAACGGTTTCCGGTAACGCCGCAACCCTCAAGTACAAGGCCGCTTACGTCTCTACGGCAGCTTCGGTCGGTGCCGGTTCGGGTGTTTCCTTTATTCGCTACACCCTGGCTTATCAGTAACCGTCGTTAGTTATTAAGGGGCAGGTCATGACGCCGACAGCGCGTTTTGTACATTCTCTCGTTATCGGTGTCATGTTCCTGGGGCTGTTCTCGGGAACTGCGCATGCCGGGATAGTTCTACAAGGTACTCGGTTGGTTTATCCGGCTGACGCCCGGGAAGTTACATTGAAAATAAGTAACTCCGGTCCTGTCCCTCTTTTGGCGCAAAGTTGGATCGATAAAGGGGAGGCCAATAAGGCCCCTGAAGAAATACAAGTGCCTTTTCTGCTGGCACCGGCGGTCAGTCGCCTGGAATCTGGCGATTCGGCAGTACTGCGCCTCGCTTATTCGAAAGAGCCATTGGCGACCGATCGCGAATCATTGTTCTGGCTGAATGTACTGGAAACTCCACCACGCAAGGAGAAGGATGAAAACGTACTGCAGTTTGCTTTTAGAACACGTATCAAGATTTTCTTTCGACCCCACAATCTTGACGGCGCTGTCGACTCGGCCGCTGAAAAACTCAAGTGGGAATTCAATCGCGCCGGTCATTTGAGTTCAGCTCCAACAGGTACGCAAGTGCCTGTGGTCAAGGTATCCAATCCAACGCCTTACTACGTGTCTTTCGGTCGTATAGACGTTGAACTGGGAGGCCGTCAGTTCGCACTTAAACCAGGCATGGTTGCGCCGTTTGCCCAGGAATCGTTCGCCTGGCCGGCGACAGCTCCGAAAGATCCGGCCAAGGCTTCCATCAGCTATGAGGTGATCAACGATTTCGGTGGCCGCCGGTTGCTGAAAAGTTCACTGCTCTAGTTGGTTTATTAATTCAACT harbors:
- a CDS encoding fimbrial protein; its protein translation is MKRKSLLSMATSGLMLAALIPTFAQATDGVVNFSGSITDVTCEINGKAPGENNVTNVELGTFLPTHFAKIGTTSDLKPFELKLSGTNCKNDSKVSIEFDQVNNIDPATGNLKLIGSAPATGVQIQIYNDNAAQPQKIVLGQAETTPQVATVSGNAATLKYKAAYVSTAASVGAGSGVSFIRYTLAYQ
- a CDS encoding fimbrial biogenesis chaperone; protein product: MTPTARFVHSLVIGVMFLGLFSGTAHAGIVLQGTRLVYPADAREVTLKISNSGPVPLLAQSWIDKGEANKAPEEIQVPFLLAPAVSRLESGDSAVLRLAYSKEPLATDRESLFWLNVLETPPRKEKDENVLQFAFRTRIKIFFRPHNLDGAVDSAAEKLKWEFNRAGHLSSAPTGTQVPVVKVSNPTPYYVSFGRIDVELGGRQFALKPGMVAPFAQESFAWPATAPKDPAKASISYEVINDFGGRRLLKSSLL